TTCTTCAccttaaatgttttttatttaggttcatgtgatttttggttgattaattatttgtttggattcaacataaaagataatggaattagttattataattttgatattgggtccatttggattgagcttatttttgctgaaactgaaaactgaaactgaaaacactgtagcaaaataatttttaaatatgtgaatagtatcgtgggacccatttttaatgaaaaagttgctgaaaagtggaatttgtgggtccgtgaacagtgcacgaatgcACTATTCACAGTTGATTTAGTCAAAATATGCGgctaaagtaaaaaaaaaaaaaaaaaaaaaaaaaaaaaaaaaaaaatttcaaaaaacgcAGCTTGGATTCAGCGGaaaacgctgaatccaaacggCCTCATTGTTACATGTTTTgaattgtttatattgttattactaCAAGAAAGTCACATTGctactcaaatttgaaacttgatgTGTCTTCCTCATAACATGGTCTTAGTTTATATCTTTGCATATTATATTAGTtttgagtgtgtgtgtatatatatatatatatatatatatgcacaccaTAACTATTGGGAGTTTTGCcttattaatttaagaattgtaaattactTTGTAGATTTAGTAACTATGCACTTACAACTCAATGACGTTTTATGTTAGACAATACTTCTAAACTATGGAAAAGTATAGAActtaaatatttcttcatttttaaaaaaaaaaactaattagcaAAATGTCTAATTActcattgttggattttttttttttttaagttaataacTTTTAGTGACTAGTTTAAACTAACATGTAACACATAAAAGTAtaagaaaatatgattttttttcctcccttttagtttttttcaaGATAGGAAATTTTATAGTTTTGGTAAATTATTAATAAGCATTTTATTCAACCTACCTCCTTCTGGCTTCAATTTCTTGTAACCTATAATTTCATATATGGACTAACTATtctactatttaaagaaaaatatgacatggcaagattatatatatatatatatatatattcaatttgatttgatttgatttgatttaataGATATCATAAATTATAGATAATAGACGTATGGGTACTTTATTAGTATTGGACTTCAATTAATGGAGGTAGGATCCACCACTGGTGGGGGTGGGTTAGGGTGACTCTCTCTTTTTGGGTTTAGGTTTGAATTGGGGAAGAACCCTTTTATAACGGTCTGGGTTTGGGTCTTTGTTGGGTAATGGGTTTTTTTATGTGGCAATattgatatgaatttttttaatattaaaaaaataatgacatgacacctaaaaaaaaaaaatttaatagtgCTCATATTTTATACTTTAAGGACTAATAATgctcatttgaaaattttaaaactaaaaaaacccTCAATTACAAGGACCAACAATGTATTTTGGGCACAAAATAAAACATCCCAAGAGTAAAATAAAGTATTCTATAGCTATTAGTatcatatacaaaaaaaaatttgtattgtaAGGGTTTATTGTAAGTGctcataaattatataatagtaTTGTATCATAAAATCATTTGTACCTTACAATACACAAACATATAggtttaaaatgagttttttttgttaaaatttgtacttttatttgagtTCAACAAATTATTAGACttattttaacacaaaattattctGTTACTTAATTGAACTTAATAAAATActatattcataagtttttttttttttttcctcttctttttttcctacaaaatttAGACTACACATTTTACCCTTTACTTTCATAATtgcaaatttcttttctatgcCAAGTataaatatgaagaaaaaaaattattaaaataaaagaacaagaaaattataataaatgttgaTGATAACGAAGAAATATAATTGAAAGACAATGAAGATGCCGAGCAATTCACATCTTAAACCCGCCACTTCTTACCCACCAAACTTTCAAAATCTCTGGTAAGATTAGAACATAGCGATTTTGCTTTACATTTATGTTTGCAAAGAGACCCAAACCCCTCCTTTCGTTCCCAAAACAACAACTCTCAAATcctcacttcttcttcttctcaacaCATACTACACTTCACTCACCTCTGTCTTCTCTCCCACCACGCCCTTCCATCAACCAAACCAAGCAAGCCCATGCTCAAATCATCGTTTCCGGCCTCGCCGCCAGTGCCAGCTTCACGGGTCACCTCCTCGCCTCTCTTGCTCTCTCCCCATCAACCCCATTTGCCTATTCACTCTCCATTTTTCAAACGATTCAATACCCATCTCTTTTCGCCTCCAATAACATGATCCGGTGCCTCGCCAAGAGCGAGTCGCCTCGTGAGTCGGTTGTACTTTACTCGTGTATTCTGGGAAGGAATTTGATACCCAATAACCATACTTATACGTTTTTGTTGCAAGCTTGTAGTAAAGCTTTGGCTATATGTGAAGGGGCTCAGGTTCATACGCATGTGGTGAAACTTGGTTTTTGTGAGGATGTGTTTGTTAGGAATGCTTTGATTCATTTGTATTCTGCTTGTTGTAGGGTGGAATGTTCGAAACGGGTGTTCGAGGAGAATGGCCATTGTCGAGATGTTGTTACTTGGAATTCAATGCTAGCGGGGTTTGTAAGAGATGGGCGGATTGGTGATGCGGAGaaagtgtttgatgaaatgcctgAAAGAGATGTTATCTCGTGGAGTACAATGATTATGGGTTATGTGCAGAATGGACAGTTGGAAGAAGGATTGGAGTGCTTTAAGGAGATGAGAGAGAAGGGGTTGAGGCCGAATGAGGCCATATTGGTCACGGTGTTATCGGCATCGGCCCAAGTGGGTTTGCTTGAAAATGGTAGATTAATTCATTCCATTGTAGATTCTTTGAATTTTCCGATGACTGTTTCCCTTGGTACAGCGCTGGTTGACATGTATGCAAAATGTGGGTGCATTGAACAGTCTAAACTCTTGTTCCACAATATGCCCCGAAGAGATATTTCATCATGGAATGCCATGATTTGTGGGTTGGCCTCGCATGGCCTTGGAAAGGAAGCACTTGCACTTTTTGAAAGGTTCATAAATGAAGGTTTTCATCCAGTGAGTGTGACTTTCATTGGGGTCTTGAATGCCTGTAGTAGAGCAGGTTTGGTTAGCGAGGGCAGGCATTATTTCAAGCTAATGACAGAAAAGTATGATATTGAGATGGAGATGGAGCATTACGGGTGCATGGTTGATCTATTGAGCCGTGCTGGTTTTGTTGATGAAGCTGTGGAATTGATTGAAAAGATGCAAGCTCCGCCAGATCCGGTATTGTGGGCAACATTGCTTGGTGCTTGTAAGATTCATGGATCAGTAGAACTGGGTGAAAGGATTGGAAATAAGTTAATACAATTGGATCCAACCTATGATGGGCATTATGTACAATTAGCCAGTATATATGCCAAAGCAAGGAAATGGGAAGATGTGGTTCGAGTTCGGAGATTAATGGTGGAGCAAAACACTAATAAAGTTGCAGGTTGGAGTTTGATTGAAGCACAGGGCAGAGTTCATCAATTTGTTGCAGGGGATAGAGAGCATGAGCGTTCTTTGGAGATCTACAACATGCTTGAAACAATTGGAACTCGAATAGCAGAAGCTGGTTACTCTCCAAAGATCTCATCTGTATTGCATGATATtggggaagaagaaaaagagaatgtaGTTAAAGAGCATAGTGAGAGGCTAGCAATTGCTTATGGTATGTTAGTAACAAAGGTAGGGGATTGCATTCGAATAGTGAAGAATTTGAGGGTTTGTGAGGATTGTCATGAGGCGAGCAAGATGATTTCCAAGGTGTTTGACAGAGAAATTATAGTGAGGGATTATAGCAGATTTCATCATTTCAAGGAGGGAAAATGTTCTTGCCTTGATTATTGGTAATGCTTAATTTTAAACCATCAAGAgatctttttgatcttctgATTCTTCTGGAAGCTTTCACTGATAAATTACCGATGCTGAGCTGGATAATCATCCAGCTCTATTAGCTGCtgctgttgttgctgctgcAAGAAGCACTTCGTGTCCACCTTCCTTGCAAACTCTTCTGGAGGATGTGCCTGAGTTGGGGATTCTGATAAAAGTTCCAGAAGTAGGAAGCCGAAGCATGATGTAACTCTGGAGGTAAATGAACTCATTCATGATATTGCCACTTGCCTTGAAGAGATTACCGAGCAAGAAGTAGAGCACATTCATCAAAACGAGGTAATATTAACTTTAGGAAGTTCAAGAACAGTCTTGGAATTTCTTTGCATTGCAAAGGTGAAAAAGAAATCATCTCGGATGTTTGTTGCAGAGGGTGCTCCAAGGTATCATTAGGGACATCTTCTTGCAAAAGAATTGGTCACAAGAGATCTACAAACCACACTAATTACTGAATCTGAAGTTTTTGCCATGATTTCCATGCAAACACGGTTATATTTGCAGCACTTGCTGTCATGGCCAGTGGCAGTATTACAGCATATTAGCACCTATTGGGTTCAAGCATTTAGAACTAGAAGCGAAGGTACATTGGACTCGGGGCAAGACAAGAAATTCGATTTAGATGGATTGTCCATTTGCATGGATGACCAACGACTACACCAATGAGTAGTACATGATTTCTAGAGAATTTCCCTACATATAAGTCATTAACTGACCTGCATTTGTGATTTTTTGGCATAAAGAGATGTGAAATGTTAGTGCTGATTTATTAATCTCTTTCATTAAAGGTATGCTCATCATTCATCGAGTGAGCAatgaaatcatatatatatatatatatatatatatataagtatccaagctttcttttcttttttttcgtttttttgctccaactctctctctct
This DNA window, taken from Quercus robur chromosome 2, dhQueRobu3.1, whole genome shotgun sequence, encodes the following:
- the LOC126716069 gene encoding pentatricopeptide repeat-containing protein At3g62890-like produces the protein MFAKRPKPLLSFPKQQLSNPHFFFFSTHTTLHSPLSSLPPRPSINQTKQAHAQIIVSGLAASASFTGHLLASLALSPSTPFAYSLSIFQTIQYPSLFASNNMIRCLAKSESPRESVVLYSCILGRNLIPNNHTYTFLLQACSKALAICEGAQVHTHVVKLGFCEDVFVRNALIHLYSACCRVECSKRVFEENGHCRDVVTWNSMLAGFVRDGRIGDAEKVFDEMPERDVISWSTMIMGYVQNGQLEEGLECFKEMREKGLRPNEAILVTVLSASAQVGLLENGRLIHSIVDSLNFPMTVSLGTALVDMYAKCGCIEQSKLLFHNMPRRDISSWNAMICGLASHGLGKEALALFERFINEGFHPVSVTFIGVLNACSRAGLVSEGRHYFKLMTEKYDIEMEMEHYGCMVDLLSRAGFVDEAVELIEKMQAPPDPVLWATLLGACKIHGSVELGERIGNKLIQLDPTYDGHYVQLASIYAKARKWEDVVRVRRLMVEQNTNKVAGWSLIEAQGRVHQFVAGDREHERSLEIYNMLETIGTRIAEAGYSPKISSVLHDIGEEEKENVVKEHSERLAIAYGMLVTKVGDCIRIVKNLRVCEDCHEASKMISKVFDREIIVRDYSRFHHFKEGKCSCLDYW